Proteins co-encoded in one Xiphophorus hellerii strain 12219 chromosome 10, Xiphophorus_hellerii-4.1, whole genome shotgun sequence genomic window:
- the wfikkn2b gene encoding WAP, Kazal, immunoglobulin, Kunitz and NTR domain-containing protein 2 has protein sequence MDHRPAALSPIFTTCRVEMRWMLFPRWIWFLACASARMELGGSALPRVTSSHAGICPNEMNPKLWVDAMSTCTRECESDEECESFEKCCQNVCGNHSCVAARYVDGKKGPVGMPREASCANFMCTQQGSECIIWDGQPVCKCRDRCEKEPNFTCASDGMTYYNKCFMDAEACSKGITLSVVTCRFHLTNTSPSLPQVTTLRPTTAPFQPTVPLQMEPEQPVLVTSPVHQTVNVGETASFLCDVTGQPRPQITWEKWLPLGVVRVIMRPNNVLGNMVVTNIGQLVIYNARLQDSGVYTCMAWNPSGSVQVHHQLTVLSAEVFSTLGPKNLTRCLPEECQNPFDSQEDCGTELEKVSWYYEPKSNNCFPFRYCHSSNDQSPRKVFDTYEDCIRCCGPELSRPCGLPALQGRCKAYEPRWAYSITMGECQPFVYGGCEGNDNNFESKELCEEMCPFPKNHRCKACKLRGKMVTNFCRSDFVVLGRMTDIMQEKDSGHALVTVEEIFKDEKMGLHFLGKEPLEVTFLNMDWNCPCPNITGAAAEGQVIIMGNVSEGMAVLQPESYVGASSPRRVRKLKEVISKNTCDILKAIANSPQ, from the exons ATGGATCACAGACCCGCAGCTCTGTCTCCGATCTTCACCACTTGTCGAGTTGAGATGCGCTGGATGCTGTTTCCACGGTGGATCTGGTTCCTGGCGTGCGCGTCCGCGCGGATGGAGCTCGGCGGCTCAGCTCTGCCCCGTGTCACCTCCTCGCACGCGGGCATCTGCCCCAATGAGATGAACCCCAAACTGTGGGTGGATGCCATGAGCACCTGCACGCGGGAATGTGAATCAGATGAG GAGTGTGAGTCCTTTGAAAAGTGTTGCCAAAATGTCTGTGGGAACCACAGTTGCGTTGCTGCCCGCTACGTGGATGGGAAGAAGGGCCCTGTGGGAATGCCCAGGGAAGCATCGTGTGCCAACTTCATGTGCACCCAGCAGGGCTCCGAGTGTATCATCTGGGACGGCCAGCCCGTGTGTAAATGCCGGGACCGCTGCGAGAAGGAGCCGAACTTCACCTGCGCCTCAGATGGCATGACTTACTACAACAAGTGTTTCATGGATGCAGAGGCGTGTTCTAAGGGCATCACCCTCTCAGTTGTCACATGTCGATTCCACCTCACCAACACGAGCCCTTCGCTTCCCCAGGTGACCACGCTTCGTCCTACGACCGCCCCCTTTCAGCCCACCGTCCCGCTACAGATGGAACCTGAACAACCTGTGTTGGTCACCAGCCCCGTTCATCAGACCGTAAACGTGGGCGAAACAGCCAGCTTCCTGTGCGATGTCACCGGTCAACCCCGGCCTCAGATCACGTGGGAGAAGTGGCTGCCCTTGGGAGTCGTGAGGGTGATCATGAGGCCCAATAATGTGTTGGGGAACATGGTGGTCACAAACATCGGCCAGCTGGTCATCTATAATGCCCGGCTGCAAGATTCTGGGGTCTATACCTGCATGGCTTGGAACCCGTCTGGTTCAGTCCAGGTCCACCACCAGCTCACTGTGCTCTCAGCAGAGGTGTTCAGTACTCTGGGACCCAAGAACCTGACTCGCTGCCTCCCTGAAGAATGCCAAAACCCCTTTGACAGCCAGGAGGACTGTGGAACGGAGCTGGAGAAAGTCAGCTGGTATTACGAGCCCAAATCCAACAACTGCTTTCCCTTCAGATACTGCCACAGCAGCAATGACCAGTCGCCCAGAAAGGTGTTCGACACGTACGAGGATTGCATACGGTGCTGTGGACCGGAGCTGTCCAGGCCCTGCGGACTGCCCGCCCTGCAGGGCCGCTGTAAGGCCTATGAGCCCCGGTGGGCGTACAGTATCACCATGGGCGAGTGTCAGCCCTTCGTCTACGGAGGCTGTGAGGGAAATGACAACAACTTTGAGTCAAAAGAGCTCTGCGAGGAGATGTGCCCCTTCCCAAAAAACCACCGCTGCAAAGCTTGCAAGCTGAGAGGCAAGATGGTGACTAACTTCTGTAGGAGCGACTTTGTGGTCTTGGGCCGCATGACGGACATTATGCAAGAGAAAGACTCAGGCCACGCCCTCGTGACGGTGGAGGAGATCTTTAAGGACGAGAAGATGGGTTTGCACTTCCTCGGCAAAGAACCTCTCGAAGTCACTTTCCTCAACATGGACTGGAACTGCCCATGCCCAAACATAACGGGCGCGGCCGCGGAAGGTCAGGTCATCATCATGGGCAACGTCAGCGAAGGAATGGCCGTCCTCCAGCCCGAAAGCTACGTGGGCGCCTCCAGTCCCCGTAGGGTACGGAAACTGAAAGAGGTCATCTCGAAGAACACCTGCGACATCCTCAAAGCAATCGCCAACAGCCCTCAGTAG